Proteins from a single region of Pseudarthrobacter sp. NIBRBAC000502772:
- a CDS encoding LysR family transcriptional regulator, with product MVALARERHFVRAAQSCSVSQPALSEGIRKLEAELDVPLIHRGNKFEGLTAEGQQIVVWARRILADRDGLREEIGAMRAGLSGRLRFGSVPTASIAVSLLTAPFCAMHPMAQVHVVSDLKSEDVLRQLQNYEIDAGITYIQDPIPEDFQVAHLYMEKYVLLTAAGAGTVAQSATWAAAAALPLCLLDPVMQGRRRLDDVFAEVGVMPSPRVETDSVSSLFAQVKTGSWATIVPSAWLHVFGVPAGMRAMPLTEPERAVPVGLVTLAREPGSVMARALAAANELTDLTFLEHLPREQEQ from the coding sequence ATGGTCGCTCTGGCCCGCGAGCGTCACTTCGTGCGCGCCGCCCAGTCCTGTTCGGTTTCCCAGCCGGCGTTGTCGGAAGGGATCCGGAAGCTGGAGGCCGAGCTGGACGTTCCCTTGATCCATAGGGGCAACAAGTTTGAGGGCCTCACAGCCGAAGGGCAGCAGATTGTGGTCTGGGCACGAAGGATCCTCGCGGACCGTGACGGACTGAGAGAGGAGATCGGCGCGATGCGCGCCGGGCTCAGCGGGCGGCTTCGCTTTGGCTCCGTGCCCACGGCCTCGATCGCGGTGTCCCTGCTCACAGCTCCGTTCTGCGCGATGCACCCCATGGCGCAGGTGCACGTAGTGTCTGACCTGAAATCCGAGGACGTTCTCCGGCAGTTGCAGAATTACGAGATCGATGCCGGCATCACTTACATCCAGGATCCCATCCCCGAGGACTTCCAGGTGGCCCACCTTTACATGGAGAAGTACGTCCTGCTGACGGCCGCCGGCGCGGGGACTGTGGCCCAGTCGGCAACGTGGGCGGCTGCTGCTGCCCTTCCGCTCTGCTTGCTGGATCCAGTGATGCAGGGCAGGCGACGTCTCGATGACGTGTTTGCCGAAGTAGGTGTGATGCCTTCACCGAGGGTAGAAACGGACTCGGTGTCATCACTCTTCGCGCAGGTGAAGACGGGGTCCTGGGCGACCATCGTGCCGTCCGCTTGGCTTCACGTCTTCGGCGTCCCAGCAGGGATGCGTGCGATGCCACTGACGGAGCCGGAGCGCGCTGTACCGGTCGGGCTTGTCACCCTGGCCCGGGAACCGGGCTCCGTCATGGCCCGCGCCCTTGCCGCCGCCAACGAATTAACAGACCTCACTTTCCTCGAGCATCTCCCCCGCGAGCAGGAGCAATAG
- a CDS encoding DUF3892 domain-containing protein, whose translation MVKGGRAYVASGAKAAAVAVVKPQGGTPYLRTHADGMWNNNLLSLPRF comes from the coding sequence ATGGTGAAAGGTGGTCGCGCGTATGTGGCGTCGGGCGCGAAGGCAGCAGCTGTTGCCGTTGTGAAACCTCAGGGCGGGACTCCATACCTGCGTACCCACGCCGATGGTATGTGGAATAACAACCTCCTCTCATTGCCGCGCTTCTGA
- a CDS encoding type II toxin-antitoxin system Phd/YefM family antitoxin: MRTVPLSEAKDKLSALVEEADKTHEIIQITRHGHPSAVLMSADDLESLQETVHWLSQPGIREDLDQARRDIAEGNTVSGDDLRREFGLPPR; encoded by the coding sequence ATGAGAACGGTACCGCTCAGCGAAGCCAAGGACAAGCTTTCCGCGCTTGTAGAGGAAGCGGACAAGACGCATGAGATCATCCAGATCACGCGTCATGGGCACCCCTCGGCCGTGTTGATGTCCGCCGACGACCTGGAGTCCCTGCAGGAAACGGTCCACTGGCTGTCGCAGCCTGGCATCCGCGAAGACCTGGACCAGGCGCGACGCGATATCGCCGAAGGCAACACGGTCAGCGGCGATGACCTGCGCCGTGAATTCGGACTGCCGCCGAGGTGA
- a CDS encoding type II toxin-antitoxin system RelE/ParE family toxin gives MTEDPSNEQRPWKIEVTSPALKGFRRLPEKAAAAIVEFITGVLADNPRRLSKPLTNELLGLRTARRGDYRVLFTLDIEGHTLYVHRIEHRADVYKRR, from the coding sequence GTGACCGAGGATCCATCCAACGAGCAAAGGCCCTGGAAGATCGAAGTCACCAGCCCTGCACTGAAGGGATTTCGTCGGCTGCCGGAGAAGGCCGCCGCCGCAATCGTCGAATTCATCACCGGTGTCCTGGCCGATAATCCCCGCCGGCTCAGCAAGCCCCTCACCAATGAACTCCTCGGCCTGCGCACGGCACGCCGAGGTGACTACCGCGTGTTGTTCACCCTCGATATCGAAGGGCACACCTTATACGTCCATCGCATCGAACACCGTGCGGACGTCTACAAGCGGCGTTAG
- a CDS encoding alpha/beta fold hydrolase: MDIILVPGFWLDASSWEKVTPALEAAGHTTHPLTLPGLESVDARRGGITLKDHIAAVVNFVDGLEGKVVLVGHSGGGAVIHGVADARPDRVARNIYVDSGPLGEGGVINDGLPTEGDDVPLPPWDGFDDADLVDLTDELRASFRARAIPEPRGVAHGRQRLHDVRRYDVPATVIACQFPSSLLTEWIDAGHPFTAELARIRDVEYVDLPTGHWPQFTKPVELGQAILAAVERTG, encoded by the coding sequence ATGGACATCATCCTGGTACCCGGTTTCTGGTTGGACGCGTCGTCGTGGGAGAAGGTGACGCCTGCCCTGGAGGCGGCGGGGCACACAACCCATCCCCTGACTCTTCCCGGCCTGGAATCTGTGGACGCACGGCGTGGCGGCATCACTCTGAAAGACCACATCGCCGCCGTCGTAAATTTTGTAGATGGCCTCGAGGGGAAGGTGGTGCTGGTGGGGCACTCCGGTGGTGGCGCGGTGATCCACGGGGTGGCGGACGCACGGCCGGACCGCGTCGCCCGGAATATTTACGTGGACAGCGGACCCCTGGGCGAGGGCGGCGTCATCAATGACGGGCTGCCCACCGAGGGCGACGACGTGCCGCTGCCGCCGTGGGATGGCTTCGATGACGCCGATCTGGTGGACCTCACCGATGAGTTGCGCGCGTCGTTCCGGGCGCGCGCCATCCCCGAGCCCAGGGGCGTTGCGCATGGCCGGCAACGGCTGCATGACGTCCGCAGGTACGACGTTCCGGCGACTGTGATCGCGTGCCAGTTCCCGTCGTCGCTCCTCACCGAATGGATCGACGCCGGCCATCCCTTCACCGCCGAACTGGCCCGCATCCGCGACGTCGAGTACGTGGACCTCCCCACCGGCCATTGGCCCCAGTTCACCAAACCTGTGGAGTTGGGCCAGGCGATCCTGGCGGCGGTGGAGCGGACGGGGTAA
- a CDS encoding ABC transporter ATP-binding protein, whose protein sequence is MSVTPVLVSTPTAGSALTHPLTLTNVTLEYPDGGGTIKALNSASLEVAAGRMVSLVGPSGSGKSSLLAVAATLVRPTNGDVMIDGVNTAGLKDKELTALRREKVGIIFQQPNLLASLTAVEQLMIGHHLRGKSLKAARSHAAELLDLVGLAASADKRPHQLSGGQRQRVNIARALMGSPKVLLVDEPTAALDHARSASIVGLLRQVTDEFQVATVMVTHDTEFVPLTDAVAVMRDGGLTAPVLPGAVRSPLLSAGDAE, encoded by the coding sequence ATGTCTGTTACCCCTGTACTCGTCTCCACACCAACCGCCGGTTCCGCTCTCACCCACCCGCTGACCCTCACCAACGTCACCCTCGAATACCCGGACGGGGGCGGAACCATCAAGGCTCTGAACAGCGCCAGCCTGGAGGTCGCAGCGGGCAGGATGGTCTCGCTGGTGGGCCCGTCCGGCTCGGGCAAATCCAGCCTCCTGGCCGTCGCCGCCACCCTGGTCCGCCCCACCAACGGGGACGTAATGATCGACGGGGTCAACACCGCGGGGCTGAAGGACAAGGAACTGACCGCGCTGCGGCGGGAGAAGGTGGGCATCATCTTCCAGCAGCCCAACCTCTTGGCTTCCCTGACCGCCGTCGAGCAGTTGATGATTGGCCATCACCTGCGCGGCAAGTCCCTGAAGGCCGCGCGTTCGCACGCCGCGGAACTCCTGGATCTGGTGGGGCTGGCCGCGTCCGCGGACAAGCGGCCGCACCAGCTCTCGGGCGGGCAAAGGCAGCGGGTGAACATCGCCCGGGCCCTGATGGGCAGCCCGAAGGTGCTGCTGGTGGACGAGCCGACGGCGGCGCTGGACCACGCGCGCAGCGCGTCGATCGTGGGGCTGCTGCGCCAGGTGACGGACGAGTTCCAGGTGGCCACAGTGATGGTCACGCACGATACCGAATTCGTCCCGCTGACCGACGCCGTCGCTGTAATGCGCGACGGCGGCCTGACCGCCCCGGTGTTGCCCGGCGCCGTACGTAGTCCCTTACTTAGCGCCGGGGACGCGGAGTAG
- a CDS encoding ABC transporter permease encodes MFLAIRDIRFAKGRFALMGGVVALVTLLLVLLSGLTAGLGDQSTSAIEKLGSGSGAGSGIEARPVDSIVFGAPGTNQPTASFTESEVTAAQVDSWKHVTGVASAEALGISQSRLQGGDGGTTNVAVFGVAEDGQLAPSPVGAGSVVIGATVAADLSLDVGDAATVGGTELTVTAVVADQWYSHTGVVWTTLPTWAEVAHLAPTAGRAPGTMPVATVVAVTYQDGAVVDEAAANAMARTVSTSRTGSFQALGSFKSENGSLMLMQAFLYGISALVIVAFLTVWTVQRTRDIAVLKAMGASGGYVLRDAMTQAAIVLLAGAGLGGAVGILGGFAAAHAAPFLVTPATTLLPVLGIVALGMAGAALAVRRVTAVDPLIALGGN; translated from the coding sequence GTGTTTCTCGCTATTCGCGATATCCGGTTCGCCAAGGGCAGGTTTGCCTTGATGGGCGGCGTGGTGGCCCTGGTGACGCTGCTGCTGGTGCTGCTATCCGGTCTCACCGCCGGCCTGGGCGACCAGTCGACGTCCGCCATCGAGAAGCTCGGGTCTGGGTCTGGTGCTGGCTCCGGTATTGAGGCCAGGCCGGTGGACAGCATCGTGTTTGGCGCCCCGGGCACCAACCAGCCCACGGCCTCCTTCACAGAAAGCGAAGTGACGGCCGCGCAGGTGGACAGCTGGAAGCACGTGACGGGCGTGGCAAGCGCAGAGGCCCTGGGCATCAGCCAGTCCCGCCTCCAGGGCGGCGACGGCGGCACCACCAATGTGGCAGTCTTCGGCGTAGCCGAGGACGGGCAGCTGGCGCCGTCGCCGGTCGGGGCGGGGTCGGTGGTGATCGGCGCGACCGTCGCCGCAGATCTCTCGCTCGACGTCGGAGACGCGGCCACGGTGGGTGGCACTGAATTGACCGTCACCGCCGTCGTGGCTGACCAGTGGTATTCGCACACCGGCGTGGTGTGGACGACACTTCCCACCTGGGCCGAGGTGGCGCACTTGGCCCCGACGGCTGGCCGCGCGCCGGGCACGATGCCGGTGGCGACCGTCGTCGCCGTCACCTACCAGGACGGGGCCGTGGTGGACGAGGCAGCGGCCAATGCGATGGCGCGGACAGTCAGCACCAGCCGCACCGGTTCGTTCCAGGCTCTGGGGTCCTTCAAGAGCGAAAACGGCTCGCTGATGCTGATGCAGGCCTTCCTCTACGGGATTTCGGCGCTGGTGATCGTGGCGTTCCTGACGGTCTGGACCGTGCAGCGGACCCGTGATATCGCCGTCCTCAAGGCCATGGGCGCGTCCGGCGGCTACGTGCTGCGCGATGCCATGACCCAGGCTGCGATTGTGCTGCTAGCCGGTGCGGGCCTGGGCGGGGCGGTCGGAATTCTGGGCGGGTTCGCCGCAGCCCATGCGGCGCCGTTCCTGGTTACGCCGGCCACCACGCTGCTGCCCGTGCTGGGAATTGTGGCCCTGGGCATGGCGGGCGCCGCGCTGGCAGTCCGCCGGGTGACCGCCGTCGATCCGCTGATTGCCCTCGGCGGCAACTAA
- a CDS encoding sensor histidine kinase, giving the protein MPAADPQPTSSGAAILRFLRVTLHVGFAVLLLVAILRLHFADGAVGMDGATEAAGPATPDGTAAGQRLVWSALALALAAAYLAGTVLEKRFAAGRSSFDPHRYAAPWLGLITALWGVLLAGSAEFSWVAFPLFFLHLHVLPRRIALFTIAAMTAAVVASQWVASGLPSPTLPMVLGPGLGAVFAVVTGLAYRALYQESEAQRLAADELRRTRAELARTQHEAGVAAERERLAREIHDTLAQGLSSIVLVARAAEKSLASGDLATAAERFALVQQTASENLAEARSFVRGLTSPQLQESSLPESLQRLCGETETLAAARGDGLRCRFELVGDPAELPPQYSVTLLRAAQASLANVRLHAKASTAVVTLAFLGDEVTLDVYDDGTGFVPEAPGSGVAGRADGSGFGLRSLAARVAELNGSLDVETAPGEGTVVALRLPLTGGDTSPEGERH; this is encoded by the coding sequence ATGCCTGCCGCCGACCCACAGCCCACCTCGTCGGGGGCAGCCATCCTGCGGTTCCTGCGGGTGACGCTTCATGTCGGGTTTGCGGTGCTGCTGCTGGTCGCCATCCTGCGTCTCCACTTCGCTGACGGAGCCGTCGGCATGGACGGCGCCACCGAAGCGGCCGGGCCCGCCACACCAGACGGCACGGCAGCCGGTCAGCGCCTCGTCTGGTCCGCACTCGCCCTTGCCTTGGCAGCCGCGTATCTCGCCGGCACCGTCCTGGAAAAGCGCTTCGCCGCCGGACGCTCCAGCTTCGACCCGCACCGCTACGCCGCCCCGTGGCTGGGCCTTATCACGGCACTGTGGGGCGTCCTCCTCGCGGGCAGCGCCGAATTTTCCTGGGTGGCCTTTCCGCTCTTTTTCCTCCACCTGCACGTCCTGCCGCGCCGGATTGCCCTGTTTACCATCGCCGCGATGACGGCTGCCGTCGTGGCTTCGCAGTGGGTAGCCAGCGGGCTGCCGTCGCCCACCCTGCCCATGGTCCTGGGGCCGGGGCTGGGTGCCGTTTTCGCCGTGGTCACCGGGCTGGCTTACCGGGCGCTCTACCAGGAGAGTGAAGCCCAGCGGCTGGCGGCGGACGAACTCCGGCGCACCCGCGCAGAACTTGCCAGAACCCAGCATGAGGCCGGCGTCGCAGCTGAGCGTGAGCGCCTCGCCCGCGAAATCCACGACACCTTGGCGCAGGGCCTGTCCAGCATCGTCCTGGTGGCGCGGGCGGCAGAGAAGTCCCTGGCCAGCGGCGACCTTGCCACCGCCGCCGAGCGGTTCGCGCTGGTGCAGCAGACGGCGTCGGAAAACCTCGCGGAGGCCCGCAGCTTTGTCCGCGGCCTCACCTCGCCGCAGCTCCAGGAGTCGTCGCTCCCGGAAAGCCTGCAGCGGCTCTGCGGCGAAACCGAAACGCTCGCCGCCGCGCGCGGTGACGGGCTCCGCTGCCGCTTCGAACTGGTGGGCGACCCCGCGGAGCTGCCGCCGCAGTACAGCGTCACCCTGCTCCGGGCCGCCCAGGCCAGCCTTGCCAACGTCAGGCTCCACGCCAAGGCAAGCACCGCCGTCGTCACCCTCGCGTTCCTCGGGGACGAGGTCACCCTGGACGTGTACGACGACGGCACGGGCTTTGTGCCGGAAGCGCCCGGTTCCGGCGTGGCCGGCCGAGCGGACGGCAGCGGGTTCGGGCTGCGTTCGCTGGCTGCCCGGGTGGCTGAGCTGAACGGCTCCCTGGACGTCGAAACGGCACCCGGCGAGGGGACCGTCGTCGCCCTCCGGCTGCCGCTCACCGGCGGGGACACCAGCCCGGAAGGGGAGCGGCACTGA
- a CDS encoding response regulator transcription factor: MGELRILLVDDHPVVRAGLRAMLTEFADFSVAAEAADGDAALRELARLRTLGERVDVVLMDIQMGAGMDGVTATAAIRRLDSPPPVLILTTYDTEADILAAVEAGASGYMLKDAPPEQIRQAVLSAAAGQTALAPKVAALLMSRISSPETALTTREVQLLELLATGLTNRAIARQLFISEATVKTHLVHIYGKLGVDNRTSAIALATQRRIIRPPGQ, from the coding sequence ATGGGGGAGCTCCGTATTCTCCTCGTGGATGACCATCCCGTGGTCCGCGCGGGCCTGCGCGCCATGCTCACCGAATTCGCTGACTTCAGCGTGGCTGCCGAAGCCGCCGACGGGGACGCGGCGTTGCGCGAACTCGCGCGGCTGCGGACGCTGGGGGAGCGCGTGGATGTGGTGCTGATGGATATTCAGATGGGCGCCGGCATGGATGGTGTTACCGCGACAGCCGCGATCCGGCGGCTGGACTCCCCGCCGCCGGTCCTGATCCTGACCACCTATGACACCGAGGCGGACATCCTGGCCGCCGTCGAGGCAGGCGCCAGCGGCTACATGCTCAAGGACGCGCCGCCGGAACAGATCCGCCAGGCCGTACTGTCGGCGGCGGCCGGCCAGACGGCGCTCGCGCCCAAAGTCGCGGCACTGCTGATGTCGCGGATCAGCAGCCCCGAAACAGCCCTTACAACCCGCGAGGTCCAGCTGCTTGAACTGCTGGCCACCGGCCTGACCAACCGCGCCATCGCCCGGCAGCTCTTCATTTCGGAGGCCACGGTCAAGACCCACCTGGTGCACATCTACGGCAAGCTCGGCGTGGACAACCGGACCTCCGCCATCGCCTTGGCCACACAACGACGAATCATCCGCCCGCCGGGCCAGTAA
- a CDS encoding diguanylate cyclase: MVLDTATLRVAFGLMALVLVLLFYFSAYRYTRSPYSGWWCLALVFFLAGSAAFLLNGTPHQWWANPLGNVLLVLGGVAVWAGARSLRDLRPLRWLFTGLPVVTLVASAIDHPGTNTWSGGPVFLAAMCLTVGLASRELWRLEPGYSRVRVPMAAAAAGLSAFYFGRLVYFLLEGPNGPTFVTYFGSAVTTLVTMVLLVVVSFSMAALSTEQQTRALRMVATRDDLTGLLNRKAFLDLATELMSDRSVTPGTGALILADLDNFKAVNDTHGHAVGDVALQAFAGACRDTVRSTDLAGRYGGEEFFLLIPGATAGRAEKIAEEISRRLAEVPTAEGLQMPTVSYGVALYDAGTSDLEDLIASADRALYAAKSLGRNRTVHSDPRG; the protein is encoded by the coding sequence ATGGTCCTGGATACCGCCACGCTGAGGGTCGCCTTCGGCCTGATGGCTTTGGTCCTGGTGCTGCTGTTCTACTTTTCGGCCTACCGCTACACGCGCTCGCCGTACAGCGGCTGGTGGTGCCTCGCCCTGGTGTTCTTCCTTGCCGGATCCGCCGCCTTCCTGCTCAACGGAACCCCACACCAGTGGTGGGCCAACCCTCTGGGCAACGTCCTGCTGGTCCTCGGCGGTGTAGCCGTCTGGGCCGGCGCACGCTCGCTCCGGGACCTGCGGCCGCTCCGGTGGCTCTTCACGGGGCTGCCGGTGGTCACGCTGGTGGCATCCGCCATCGACCATCCTGGCACCAACACCTGGTCCGGTGGCCCAGTCTTCCTCGCCGCGATGTGCCTGACTGTGGGGCTTGCTTCCCGGGAACTCTGGCGCCTGGAACCGGGGTATTCGCGCGTCCGGGTCCCCATGGCTGCCGCGGCGGCAGGGTTGTCCGCGTTTTATTTCGGCCGGCTGGTGTACTTCCTTCTGGAGGGCCCGAACGGACCCACGTTCGTCACGTACTTCGGATCCGCGGTGACCACGTTGGTGACCATGGTGCTGCTGGTAGTGGTGTCCTTCAGCATGGCTGCCTTGAGCACCGAACAGCAGACCCGGGCCCTGCGCATGGTGGCCACCCGGGACGATCTCACCGGCCTACTCAACCGCAAAGCCTTCCTGGACCTGGCAACAGAGCTGATGAGCGACAGGTCCGTTACGCCGGGAACGGGCGCTCTGATCCTCGCAGACCTGGACAATTTCAAAGCAGTCAACGACACCCACGGCCATGCCGTCGGGGATGTCGCGCTGCAGGCCTTCGCCGGAGCGTGCCGGGACACCGTCAGGTCCACGGATCTGGCGGGCAGGTACGGCGGGGAAGAGTTCTTTCTCCTCATCCCGGGGGCCACTGCCGGACGGGCGGAGAAGATCGCGGAGGAGATCAGCCGGCGCCTCGCCGAGGTCCCCACCGCCGAAGGACTGCAAATGCCCACCGTCAGTTACGGCGTGGCACTATACGATGCCGGGACCTCCGATCTGGAGGACCTCATCGCCTCTGCTGACCGGGCCCTCTACGCGGCCAAGTCACTGGGCCGGAACCGCACCGTTCACAGCGACCCGCGGGGCTAG
- a CDS encoding SulP family inorganic anion transporter: MAVPRVPDARTSTPQQLQSVRATLRSPRRLKTEALAGLVVALALIPEAIAFSVIAGVDPRIGLFASFTMAVTISFVGGRPAMISAATGAVALVIAPLMRSHGLDHLIAAVILAGVFQILLAVLGVTRLMRFIPRSVMVGFVNALAILVFMAQIPELIGVPWMVYPLVAIGLVIVVGLPRITTAVPSPLVAIVVLTLFAVLAGVDVPTVQDKGQLPESLPSMFIPNVPLTWETFQILAPFSLSMALVGLLESLMTAKLVDDITDTRSNKTRESWGQGVANIVTGFFGGMGGCAVIGQTMINVKGSGARSRVSTFLAGVFLLVLVVVLGDVVGLIPMAALVAVMIFVSAITFDWHSIAPRTLRRMPKSETAVMVITVAVVSATHNLAIGVGAGVLAATALFARRVAHVVTVERTVVELNGEKVATYTVDGELFFASSNDLYTQFEYALDAGPDISRVIVDLHASHLWDASTVAVLDAVTEKYRRHGRDVELIGLNAASVAMRERLAGKLN; the protein is encoded by the coding sequence ATGGCCGTACCACGCGTCCCCGATGCCCGGACCAGCACGCCTCAGCAGCTCCAATCAGTCCGCGCCACGCTTCGCTCGCCGCGGCGGCTGAAGACCGAGGCACTGGCGGGTCTGGTGGTGGCGCTGGCGCTGATCCCGGAGGCGATCGCCTTCTCGGTGATCGCGGGCGTGGATCCGCGGATCGGCCTGTTCGCATCGTTCACCATGGCTGTCACGATCTCCTTTGTGGGCGGCCGGCCCGCCATGATTTCCGCCGCCACCGGCGCCGTCGCCCTGGTCATCGCCCCGCTGATGCGCAGCCATGGCCTGGACCACCTGATCGCGGCGGTGATCCTGGCCGGCGTTTTCCAGATCCTCCTGGCGGTCCTCGGCGTCACCCGGCTGATGCGGTTCATCCCGCGTTCGGTGATGGTGGGCTTTGTGAACGCGCTGGCCATCCTGGTGTTTATGGCCCAGATTCCCGAACTGATCGGCGTGCCGTGGATGGTCTATCCGCTGGTGGCGATCGGCTTGGTGATCGTGGTGGGACTGCCAAGAATTACGACGGCGGTGCCCTCACCTTTGGTGGCCATCGTGGTGCTCACCCTGTTTGCCGTGCTGGCCGGCGTGGACGTCCCCACTGTCCAGGACAAGGGCCAGCTGCCCGAGAGCCTGCCGTCGATGTTTATCCCCAACGTCCCGCTGACCTGGGAGACTTTCCAGATCCTGGCGCCGTTCTCGCTGTCCATGGCCTTGGTGGGGCTGCTCGAATCGCTGATGACCGCCAAGCTGGTGGACGACATCACGGACACCCGCTCCAACAAGACCCGCGAGTCCTGGGGCCAGGGCGTGGCGAACATCGTCACCGGCTTCTTCGGCGGCATGGGCGGCTGCGCCGTGATCGGCCAGACCATGATCAACGTCAAGGGATCCGGGGCGCGGAGCCGGGTGTCCACGTTCCTGGCCGGCGTCTTCCTCCTGGTTCTAGTGGTGGTGCTCGGTGACGTTGTGGGCCTGATTCCGATGGCCGCGCTGGTGGCCGTAATGATCTTCGTGTCCGCCATTACCTTCGACTGGCACTCCATCGCTCCGCGGACCCTGCGCCGGATGCCCAAGTCCGAGACCGCCGTTATGGTGATCACGGTGGCGGTCGTATCGGCCACACATAACCTGGCCATCGGCGTCGGGGCGGGCGTGCTGGCGGCCACGGCGCTGTTCGCCCGGCGGGTGGCGCACGTCGTCACTGTGGAACGGACCGTCGTCGAACTTAACGGCGAGAAAGTGGCCACCTACACGGTGGACGGCGAGCTGTTTTTTGCCTCGTCGAACGACCTCTACACGCAGTTCGAGTACGCCCTGGACGCCGGGCCGGACATCAGCCGGGTGATTGTGGACCTGCACGCTTCGCACCTCTGGGACGCCTCTACCGTCGCGGTGCTGGACGCGGTGACCGAGAAGTACCGCCGGCACGGGCGGGACGTGGAGCTGATCGGGCTGAATGCCGCCAGCGTTGCCATGCGGGAACGGCTGGCAGGAAAGCTCAACTGA